From a single Rosa rugosa chromosome 7, drRosRugo1.1, whole genome shotgun sequence genomic region:
- the LOC133720566 gene encoding uncharacterized protein LOC133720566, translated as MVKSYLRYEQAAVFGVISSGDSNITYDSSGKHLLAPALEKVGVWHVRQGVCTKTLTPSSATAGKPISVTSIASSHSSLIAAGYSDGSIRIWDSEKGTCETTLNGHKKAVTALRYDKLGSKLASGSKDDDIILWDVVGESGLYRLRGHRDQVTDLVFLDSGKKLVSSSKDKFLKVWDLDTQHCMQTISGHHSEIWSIDSDPEERYLVSGSADSELRFYTIKHDSEDGQSISNGNGTVTAGSGDLPVHTKWEVLKMFGELPRKNEGRVATVRFNKSGNLLACQVAGKTVDIFHVLDEDESKRKAKRRLHRKKEKKSAKGAPQVLENGDTDRVVGEEGNSPAVTVLDVFKLLQTIRASKKICSISFCPNTTKSSMATLALSLNNNLLEFYSIESNATNKTLSVELQGHRSDVRSVALSSDNTLLMSTSHNAVKIWNPSTGSCLRTIDSGYGMCGFIIPNSEYALVGTKSGTMEIIDIGSGTCIEAVEAHGGSVMSIAAIPNENGFVTGSADHDVKFWEYEVKQKSAQDSKQLVVSNVRTMKMNDDALVVAVSPDAKYILVALLDCTVKVFFMDSLKLFLSLYGHKLPVLCMDTSSDGDLIVTGSADKNLKIWGLDFGDCHKSLFAHEDSVTAVRFVQNTHYMFSAGKDRIVKYWDADKFQLLLTLEGHHAEVWCLGISNRGDFIVTGSHDRSIRRWDRTEEPFFIEEEEEKRQLEMIESELDNMIESRYQKEEIPEVGAVALAGKKSKETITAADAIIDAIDMADAELKRLAEHEEEKSRGSVADFKPNSLMNGLSPSEYVLRAFSNVQTNDLEQTLLALPFSDALKLMSYLKDWTLNPDKVELVCKISLVLLQTHFNQLVSTPAARPMLTALKEILYPEVKERKDIIGFNLAGLEHLKQLMASRSDALFQDAKSKLQVIRAQHSKRLDARTDTGREENRSKKRDKKQ; from the exons ATGGTGAAGTCGTACCTCCGTTACGAGCAGGCGGCGGTCTTCGGCGTCATCTCCTCCGGCGATTCAAACATCACCTACGACAGCTCCGGCAAGCACCTTCTTGCTCCCGCCCTCGAAAAGGTTGGCGTTTGGCACGTACGACAGGGCGTTTGTACCAAAACCCTCACCCCTTCTTCCGCCACCGCCGGAAAACCCATCTCTGTCACTTCCATCGCTTCCTCTCATTCTTCTCTG ATAGCTGCTGGGTATTCAGATGGTAGTATAAGAATTTGGGATTCTGAGAAAGGGACCTGTGAGACGACACTCAATGGACATAAAAAGGCTGTCACTGCCTTACGGTATGACAAGCTTGGATCTAAGCTTGCTTCTGGAAGCAAAGATGATGACATTATATTATGGGATGTGGTTGGTGAGAGCGGCCTATATCGCCTCCGTGGGCATCGTGATCAG GTTACGGATCTTGTCTTCTTGGATTCTGGAAAGAAACTCGTTAGTTCCTCAAAAGATAAATTTCTGAAAGTATGGGATCTTGATACCCAGCATTGCATGCAGACAATTAGTGGCCACCATAGTGAAATATGGTCTATAGATAGTGATCCAGAAGAAAGATATTTAGTCTCTGGGTCTGCAGACTCGGAGCTTAGATTTTACACAATTAAGCATGACTCGGAAGATGGCCAATCCATCTCTAATGGGAATGGAACTGTAACTGCGGGGAGTGGAGATCTACCGGTTCATACTAAATGGGAAGTTTTGAAGATGTTTGGTGAGTTACCACGGAAAAACGAGGGTAGAGTCGCAACTGTGAGATTCAACAAGTCCGGAAATTTGCTGGCTTGTCAGGTGGCGGGAAAGACAGTAGATATATTCCATGTACTGGATGAGGATGAATCAAAGCGGAAAGCAAAACGCAGGCTTCAccggaagaaagaaaaaaaatctgccAAGGGGGCACCGCAGGTGTTGGAAAATGGAGACACAGATCGTGTAgttggagaagaaggaaatAGTCCTGCTGTTACAGTCCTTGATGTTTTTAAGCTTCTTCAAACTATTCGAGCGAGCAAAAAGATATGTTCCATCTCGTTCTGTCCAAACACTACAAAGAGTTCGATGGCTACACTAGCTTTGTCATTGAACAATAATTTGTTGGAATTTTATTCTATCGAAAGCAATGCAACGAACAAAACACTTTCTGTAGAGCTTCAAGGACACCGATCTGATGTCAGAAGTGTAGCACTTAGCTCAGACAACACACTCTTGATGTCAACTAGTCACAATGCAGTAAAGATTTGGAATCCAAGTACTGGTTCCTGCCTGCGAACTATTGATTCCGGTTATGGCATGTGTGGTTTTATCATTCCTAACAGCGAGTATGCACTTGTTGGAACTAAAAGTGGAACAATGGAAATTATTGACATTGGAAGTGGCACTTGCATTGAAGCAGTGGAAGCACATGGTGGCTCTGTCATGTCAATTGCTGCCATTCCTaatgaaaatggttttgtcacAGGAAGTGCAGATCATGATGTTAAGTTTTGGGAATATGAAGTTAAACAGAAGTCTGCTCAA GATTCCAAGCAGCTAGTGGTGTCAAATGTAAGGACTATGAAGATGAACGACGATGCCCTTGTGGTTGCTGTCAGCCCTGATGCCAAATATATCTTGGTTGCACTATTGGATTGCACAGTGAAG gtGTTCTTTATGGATTCACTTAAGCTTTTCCTTTCCTTGTATGGTCATAAGTTGCCTGTATTATGTATGGATACATCATCTGACGGAGACCTAATAGTGACTGGATCTGCTGACAAAAATTTGAAGATTTGGGGTTTAGATTTTGGTGATTGTCATAAATCCTTATTTGCTCATGAGGACAG TGTAACAGCTGTTCGATTTGTGCAAAACACACATTACATGTTTAGTGCTGGAAAGGACCGCATTGTAAAATATTGGGATGCTGATAAATTTCAGTTGCTTTTAACGCTTGAGGGACACCATGCTGAAGTTTGGTGCCTCGGAATTAGTAACCGTGGGGACTTCATTGTCACGGGATCTCATGACAGATCAATCCGTCGCTGGGATCGCACTGAAGAGCCATTTTTTATTGAG gaagaagaagaaaaaaggcaGTTGGAAATGATTGAGTCTGAACTTGACAATATGATAGAGAGCAGGTATCAAAAGGAAGAAATCCCTGAGGTGGGAGCTGTGGCCTTAGCAGGGAAGAAATCTAAAGAAACAATTACAGCTGCTGATGCAATTATCGATGCAATAGATATGGCAGACGCAGAATTGAAGCGACTTGCGGAACATGAG GAGGAGAAAAGCAGGGGAAGTGTTGCTGACTTTAAACCAAATAGTCTCATGAATGGGCTCTCTCCATCTGAATATGTTCTTCGCGCATTTTCAAATGTTCAGACAAATGATCTTGAGCAGACGCTACTG GCTTTACCGTTCTCAGATGCTTTGAAGCTTATGTCTTACTTGAAGGACTGGACTTTGAATCCTGATAAG GTTGAACTCGTTTGCAAGATTTCTTTAGTTCTATTGCAGACACATTTTAATCAGTTGGTTAGTACACCGGCAGCAAGACCAATGTTAACTGCTTTGAAAGAGATTCTTTATCCCGAAGTTAAG GAACGGAAAGACATCATTGGTTTCAACCTTGCAGGGTTGGAACATCTTAAG CAACTAATGGCTTCGAGATCAGATGCATTATTTCAAGATGCAAAATCAAAGTTGCAGGTAATTCGTGCACAGCATTCCAAGCGCCTAGATGCAAGGACAGACACAGGCAGAGAAGAAAATCGAAGTAAGAAGAGAgacaaaaaacaataa
- the LOC133720567 gene encoding expansin-A4-like, which produces MSMASMCSALLGSLLFILLVLPDHVTARHKPKFRPGPWKHAHATFYEGGSGSFGGACGYHDVVQEGYGLDTVALSDTLFNNGQSCGACYDIQCVDSPQWCKPGQPTLHVTATNHCPPNYNLPSDNGGWCNAPREHFDIAKPVFLNIAEYKAGIVPIIYRRVPCQKRGGIRFTITGNAYFNEVLVWNVGGAGDVISVQVKGHDKLKWTTMKRMWGQRWITDAKLVGESLTFRVEASDKRRSTSWHIAPQNWQFGQTFEGKNFR; this is translated from the exons ATGTCAATGGCGTCAATGTGTTCTGCCCTCCTGGGTTCATTGCTTTTCATTCTGCTCGTGTTACCTGACCATGTCACCGCTCGCCATAAGCCAAAGTTCAGACCTGGCCCTTGGAAGCATGCTCATGCCACATTCTACGAAGGCGGCTCTGGATCATTTG GTGGTGCTTGTGGTTACCACGACGTCGTTCAAGAAGGCTATGGCCTCGACACGGTGGCTTTGAGCGACACCTTGTTCAACAATGGGCAGTCGTGTGGTGCATGTTACGATATCCAATGTGTGGACTCCCCACAATGGTGCAAGCCCGGGCAGCCAACTCTTCATGTTACAGCAACCAACCATTGCCCCCCGAATTATAACCTTCCCAGTGACAATGGAGGTTGGTGCAATGCACCACGTGAGCACTTCGATATAGCCAAGCCGGTGTTCCTCAACATTGCCGAGTACAAGGCTGGCATAGTACCAATCATATACCGCAG GGTTCCGTGCCAAAAGAGAGGAGGCATCCGATTCACGATAACCGGGAATGCTTACTTCAATGAAGTGTTGGTGTGGAACGTGGGAGGTGCCGGAGATGTGATAAGCGTGCAAGTGAAGGGCCATGACAAGCTCAAATGGACAACGATGAAGCGAATGTGGGGTCAGAGGTGGATTACTGATGCCAAGTTGGTTGGGGAGTCTCTGACCTTCAGGGTTGAAGCAAGTGATAAAAGACGCTCAACTTCATGGCATATAGCCCCTCAGAACTGGCAGTTTGGCCAGACCTTTGAAGGCAAGAACTTCCGATAG
- the LOC133719681 gene encoding expansin-A4-like, protein MRAMKMPSRALFGSFLVLFLVGHAVHGHDGQKFQAGEWKHAHATHYEGSSDTFGGACGYHDVVKEGYGLETVALSNALFNKGEMCGACFEIKCEDSPEWCKPGQPSLIVTATNQCPPNYDQPSDNGGWCNEPREHFDIARPVFETIAAFKAGIVPVSYRRIPCDHKEGGIKFTITGNPYFNEVLVWNVGGAGDICNVEVKTEEQPDKWIPMERMWGQRWVYNGKLCESQGALTFRVTGGDGRSVTCDNVAPKGWQFGQTYQAKNNFEK, encoded by the exons ATGCGCGCCATGAAAATGCCTTCGAGAGCACTGTTTGGGTCATTCCTTGTCTTGTTTCTTGTTGGACATGCTGTCCATGGCCATGATGGTCAAAAGTTCCAGGCAGGTGAATGGAAACATGCTCATGCCACACACTATGAAGGAAGCTCCGACACATTTG GTGGAGCTTGTGGATACCATGATGTCGTTAAAGAAGGCTATGGCCTGGAGACAGTAGCATTGAGCAATGCATTGTTCAACAAGGGGGAGATGTGTGGAGCATGCTTCGAAATCAAATGCGAGGACTCGCCTGAATGGTGCAAGCCTGGCCAGCCAAGTCTCATTGTTACAGCAACCAACCAGTGCCCTCCGAATTACGACCAGCCGAGTGATAATGGAGGATGGTGCAACGAACCCCGTGAACATTTCGACATAGCAAGGCCAGTGTTCGAGACGATTGCCGCGTTCAAGGCCGGCATAGTTCCAGTCTCATACCGCAG GATTCCATGTGACCATAAGGAAGGAGGAATTAAATTTACAATAACTGGGAATCCTTATTTCAATGAAGTGTTGGTGTGGAATGTAGGAGGTGCTGGGGATATTTGCAACGTCGAAGTGAAAACTGAAGAGCAGCCGGATAAGTGGATACCGATGGAGCGAATGTGGGGTCAACGGTGGGTTTACAACGGAAAATTGTGTGAGAGTCAAGGCGCGCTTACCTTCCGAGTGACAGGGGGTGATGGAAGAAGCGTAACCTGTGACAATGTTGCCCCAAAGGGTTGGCAGTTTGGCCAAACTTATCAAGCCAAGAATAATTTCGAAAAGTAG
- the LOC133719808 gene encoding expansin-A9-like gives MAPVFHALLGSLLLVLPLLPHYVHANARKNVGKYTGAGSRSHDKLHVVGRSHRPRFTTGPWKHAHATFYEGGSGTFGGACGYEDVVKEGYGLDTAALSNALFNNGQACGSCYEIKCVENPQWCKPGQKSLFVTATNNCPPNNQQSADNGGWCNPPREHFDIAKPSFSKIAEYKTGITPVMYRRVPCQKQGGIKFTITGNPYFNQVLVWNVAGAGDVTSVEVKGHRNLKWTPLKRLWGQKWVTDQKMVGEKLTFRVRTSDRRSSTSWHIVPKDWQFGQTFQGKNFV, from the exons ATGGCACCAGTCTTTCACGCCCTCTTGGGTTCATTACTACTCGTTCTTCCTTTGCTGCCTCATTATGTTCATGCAAATGCACGGAAAAACGTTGGTAAATATACAGGGGCTGGTTCACGCAGTCATGACAAGCTTCATGTAGTGGGTCGCTCCCACAGGCCAAGGTTCACTACCGGCCCTTGGAAGCATGCTCACGCCACATTCTACGAAGGAGGCTCCGGTACATTTG GGGGAGCTTGCGGCTACGAAGATGTAGTTAAAGAAGGATATGGGTTGGACACAGCAGCATTGAGCAATGCATTGTTCAACAATGGGCAGGCTTGTGGTTCATGTTATGAAATCAAATGTGTGGAAAATCCTCAGTGGTGCAAACCAGGGCAGAAGTCACTTTTTGTTACGGCCACCAACAATTGCCCCCCAAATAATCAGCAGTCCGCTGATAATGGAGGATGGTGCAATCCACCTCGTGAACATTTCGATATAGCCAAGCCTTCATTCAGCAAAATTGCCGAGTACAAGACCGGCATTACTCCTGTCATGTACCGCAG GGTTCCGTGCCAAAAGCAAGGAGGCATAAAGTTCACAATAACAGGGAATCCTTACTTCAACCAAGTGTTGGTCTGGAACGTCGCAGGTGCCGGAGATGTGACCAGCGTTGAAGTAAAGGGCCACAGGAACCTGAAATGGACACCGCTGAAGCGCCTTTGGGGTCAGAAGTGGGTGACTGACCAGAAAATGGTTGGTGAAAAACTGACCTTCCGAGTTAGGACGAGTGATCGAAGATCCTCAACCTCATGGCATATAGTCCCTAAAGACTGGCAGTTTGGCCAGACCTTCCAAGGCAAGAATTTCGTCTAG
- the LOC133719807 gene encoding protein fluG-like gives MDFTALRTAVEEAELVDAHAHNLVATDSSFPFISAFSEANAEALSYAPHSLSFKRSLKEVAELYGCEKSLDAVEEHRRVAGLEAISSRCFEAARISALLFDDGLRLDKMHDIDWHKSFAPLVGRILRIESLAEQILSEELPSGSSWTLDVFTEAFVGKLKSFADKIFGLKSIAAYRSGLEISTHVTRKDVEEGLSEVIQAGKPVRVSNKSFIDYIFTRSLEVALLFDLPMQIHTGFGDKDLDLRLSNPLHLRAVLEDKRFSKSRIVLLHASYPFSKEASYLASVYPQVYLDFGLAIPKLSVHGMVSSLKELLELAPIKKVMFSTDGYAFPETFYLGAKKAREVVFSVLCDACADGDLSIPEAIEAAKDIFSQNAVQFYNIDRAVKSSGSANSVSSNFVKVKSNDSENHVSLVRVFWADASGQQRCRVVPAKRFNDIVTKNGIGLTFACMGMTSFTDGPADETNLTGVGEIRLMPDLSTKRRIPWVEQEEMVLANMHLKPGEAWEYCPREALRRVSKILKDEFNLVMNAGFENEFFLLKSILRDGKEEWVPFDSTPYCSPSSYDAASSLFHEVLAALQSLNITVEQLHAESGKGQFEVVLGHTACQHAADNLIYTREVIRAIARKHGLLATFVPKYALDEIGSGAHVHLSLWQNGKNVFMASGGSSQHGMSKVGEEFMAGVLYHLPAILAFTAPIPNSYDRIQPNTWSGAYKCWGKENREAALRTACPPGIQAGLVSNFEIKSFDGCANPHLGLAAILAAGIDGLRRHLCLPEPIDTNPSSLEGELQRLPTSLLESLEALKEDGLFKEFIGEKLLVAIKGVRKAEFDYYEKHKDAYKQLIHRY, from the exons atggATTTCACGGCGCTGCGGACGGCTGTGGAGGAGGCGGAGCTAGTCGACGCCCACGCCCACAACCTCGTCGCCACCGACTCCTCCTTCCCCTTCATCAGTGCCTTCTCGGAAGCGAACGCCGAGGCCTTATCCTACGCACCCCACTCCCTCTCCTTCAAG AGAAGTTTGAAGGAGGTTGCGGAGCTGTACGGGTGTGAGAAGTCCTTGGATGCGGTTGAGGAGCATCGGAGAGTCGCCGGATTGGAGGCGATTAGCTCCAGATGCTTTGAAGCTGCGAGAATCTCTGCGTTACTTTTTGATGATGGACTGAGGCTGGACAAAATGCATGACATAGATTGGCACAAGAGTTTCGCGCCTCTGGTTGGGAGAATTCTGAGGATTGAGTCTCTAGCTGAGCAGATTCTTAGTGAG GAGTTGCCTAGTGGATCTTCTTGGACATTGGATGTGTTCACTGAAGCATTTGTTGGAAAGTTGAAGTCAT TTGCTGATAAGATTTTTGGCTTGAAAAGTATAGCTGCATATCGCAGCGGTCTGGAAATTAGTACACATGTCACTAGGAAAGATGTTGAGGAAGGTCTTTCTGAGGTTATACAGG CTGGAAAGCCTGTTCGCGTATCAAATAAAAGTTTTATCGACTATATTTTCACTCGTAGTTTGGAGGTTGCTCTACTTTTTGACTTGCCAATGCAGATACATACAGG TTTTGGTGACAAAGATTTGGACTTGAGGCTCTCCAATCCCCTTCATCTCCGGGCTGTGCTTGAGGACAAGAGATTTTCTAAAAGCCGCATTGTTCTTTTACATGCATCCTACCCGTTTTCAAAGGAAGCATCATATCTAGCCTCTGTTTATCCCCAG GTCTACCTCGACTTTGGCTTGGCTATACCCAAGCTCAGTGTCCACGGGATGGTATCTTCACTAAAAGAACTTTTGGAGCTTGCTCCAATTAAGAAG GTCATGTTCAGCACTGATGGATATGCATTTCCTGAAACTTTCTACTTAG GTGCAAAAAAGGCACGTGAAGTTGTCTTTTCAGTTCTATGTGATGCCTGTGCCGATGGTGATCTCTCAATTCCGGAAGCTATTGAGGCTGCTAAAGACATCTTTTCACAAAATGCAGTTCAGTTTTACAACATTGATCGTGCTGTCAAATCTTCTGGTTCAGCCAATAGTGTATCCTCCAACTTTGTGAAGGTGAAGAGTAATGACTCGGAAAATCATGTCTCACTTGTTCGTGTTTTCTGGGCTGATGCATCAGGACAACAAAGATGTCGT GTTGTTCCTGCTAAGCGGTTCAATGACATCGTTACAAAAAATGGCATTGGTTTGACTTTTGCTTGTATGGGAATGACTTCTTTCACTGATGGTCCAGCTGATGAGACTAATTTGACTGGAGTGGGTGAGATCAGACTCATGCCTGATTTATCAACTAAACGGAGAATTCCATG GGTAGAACAAGAGGAAATGGTTTTGGCCAACATGCATCTTAAACCAGGTGAAGCATGGGAATACTGCCCAAGAGAGGCCTTACGGAGGGTTTCAAAAATATTGAAAGATGAATTCAATTTG GTAATGAATGCAGGATTTGAAAATGaattttttctcttgaagagtATACTAAG GGACGGGAAAGAAGAATGGGTACCATTTGACTCAACACCCTACTGTTCCCCATCATCATATGATGCTGCTTCCTCTTTGTTTCACGAAGTTCTTGCTGCTCTCCAGTCCTTGAATATTACTGTAGAACAG TTACATGCAGAAAGTGGGAAAGGTCAATTTGAGGTGGTTCTAGGGCACACAGCTTGCCAGCATGCTGCTGACAACTTGATTTATACCCGTGAAGTTATTAGGGCCATTGCAAGGAAACACGGATTGTTGGCAACCTTTGTCCCAAA GTATGCACTAGATGAGATTGGCTCTGGAGCCCATGTACATCTCAGTTTGTGGCAGAATGGCAAAAATGTATTCATGGCATCTGGTGGATCCTCTCAGCATGGAATGTCCAAGGTTGGGGAGGAATTTATGGCAGGGGTTTTATATCATCTCCCAGCAATTTTGGCATTTACAGCTCCAATTCCAAATAG TTACGACCGGATACAACCTAATACTTGGAGTGGAGCATACAAGTGCTGGGGAAAAGAAAACAGGGAAGCTGCATTAAGAACTGCATGCCCACCTGGAATTCAAGCTGGTCTGGTGAGCAACTTTGAGATCAAGTCATTTGATGGGTGTGCAAATCCACACTTGGGCTTGGCTGCAATACTAGCTGCTGGCATTGATGGTCTTAGGAGACATCTTTGTCTCCCTGAACCTATTG ATACAAATCCTTCTAGCCTTGAAGGAGAACTACAAAGGTTACCAACTTCACTTTTGGAGTCATTAGAAGCTTTAAAGGAAGATGGTCTCTTCAAAGAGTTCATTGGAGAAAAGCTATTGGTTGCCATAAAGGGAGTCCGCAAG GCAGAATTTGACTACTACGAGAAGCACAAAGATGCATACAAGCAACTTATACACCGCTATTGA